GGAAGAGGTCCGAAAACTGGCTGAAAGAACCTCTTCCCTCACGGAAGAGATCCGGGTCATGATCCGCAATGTTCAGGAAGAAGCAAAAGACGCGGTCCAGATTATGGAAAGCAGCATGAATAGCATTCAGGAGGGCCTGTCTCTGGCGGAGAAAAGCTCTTCCGACCCGTCGCGGATCGAGAGCGCCGTTCAGAACATGCTCGATACCATCGAAAAAATTGCACGGACAAGCGAAGCGCACAGTCGAACGACGAGAGAAACGGCCAAGATCACAGGAGAAATGCGCTTTACGGTCAAAAGTCTTGAAAACAGCGTCGAAAAAGTGCGCTTTGCCACAGGTCAGTTAAAGCGTCTGGCCGGTCAGTTTCAGACATCTTTTTCTTGATTTAACAATAGTATAAAGAGGGGGTATAATAAAAAGGCAGAGGGGTGATCCCGAAGATGGATCCTCTCTCTTCTCCGGGTTCTGTTGTCTCTTCCCTTGCCGGGAGGGTTGACAGGGAAGGGAGAAAGTCCTATAAGTAAAAGCCCGCCGCGGACCGAAAAAACAGGGAAGAGGCGGGGGGGTTGACAGCCCCGGGCCAGATGAGTAGACTGGCAAGGTTGCTCGGGAACGGAAACGTTTTCGGGAACGCAGAAAGACGAGACGCACGACGCGGATCATTGACAACTAAATAGGAGCAGCAAACCGACGGGCCCGCAAGAAACAAGACGCCCCGTTCCGCAAGGAAGGGGGCGTGAGCAAATCTGGAGAGTTTGATCCTGGCTCAGAACGAACGCTGGCGGCGTGCCTAACACATGCAAGTCCGACGTGAAAGGGGAGCAATCCCCCGGTAGGGTGGCAAACGGGTGAGTAAGACATGGGTGATCTGCCCTGGAGATGGGGATATCCCTCCGAAAGGGGGGGCAATACCGAATAGTATCCGGTTCCGTGAAGGGGGCCGGGGAAAGGGAGGCCTCTGGTACAAGCTTCCGCTCCTGGATGAGCCCATGGCCCATCAGCTAGTTGGTAGGGTAAAGGCCTACCAAGGCGACGACGGGTAGCTGGTCTGAGAGGACAACCAGCCACACTGGCACTGAGACACGGGCCAGACTCCTACGGGAGGCAGCAGTGAGGAATATTGCGCAATGGGGGCAACCCTGACGCAGCAACGCCGCGTGTGGGAAGAAGGCTTTCGGGTTGTAAACCACTTTTGCCCGGGACGAAAGGGGGGGCCTGAATAAGGTCACCCGATGACGGTACCGGGAGAATAAGCCACGGCTAACTCTGTGCCAGCAGCCGCGGTAAGACAGAGGTGGCAAGCGTTGTTCGGAGTTACTGGGCGTAAAGAGTCTGTAGGTGGTCTGTCAAGTCTTTGGTGAAAGGCCGTGGCTTAACCATGGGAATGCCAAAGAGACTGGCAGACTGGAGGCTGGGAGAGGGAAGCGGAATTTCTGGTGTAGCGGTGAAATGCGTAGATATCAGAAGGAAGGCCGGTGGCGAAGGCGGCTTCCTGGAACAGACCTGACACTGAGAGACGAAAGCGTGGGGAGCAAACAGGATTAGATACCCTGGTAGTCCACGCCCTAAACGATGGGTACTAAGTGTGGGAGGGTTAAACCTCCCGTGCCGCAGCCAACGCAGTAAGTACCCCGCCTGGGGAGTACGGCCGCAAGGTTGAAACTCAAAGGAATTGACGGGGGCCCGCACAAGCGGTGGTGCATGTGGTTTAATTCGACGCAACGCGAAGAACCTTACCTGGGCTTGACATGCCGCGAGTAGGGAACCGAAAGGGGACCGACCGGTTCAGTCCGGAAGCGGAACAGGTGCTGCATGGCTGTCGTCAGCTCGTGCCGTGAGGTGTTGGGTTCAGTCCCGCAACGAGCGCAACCCTCGCCCTCTGTTGCCACCGGGTCATGCCGGGCACTCTGAGGGGACTGCCAGCGACAAGTTGGAGGAAGGAGAGGATGACGTCAAGTCATCATGGCCCTTATGCCCAGGGCCACACACGTGCAACAATGGCCGGTACAGACGGAAGCAAGACCGAGAGGTGGAGCAAATCCGAGAAAGCCGGTCCCAGTTCGGATTGAGGTCTGCAACTCGACCTCATGAAGTCGGAATCGCTAGTAATCGCGTATCAGCACGACGCGGTGAATACGTTCCCGGGCCTTGTACACACCGCCCGTCACACCACGAAAGTCTGTTGTACCTGAAGTCGGTGCCCCAACCGGAAACGGAGGGAGCCGCCCAAGGTATGGCCGGTAATTGGGGTGAAGTCGTAACAAGGTAGCCGTAGGGGAACCTGCGGCTGGATCACCTCCTTTCTAGGAGAAAGAACGGGAAACCGGAGGGGAGCGCTCCTATTTAGTATTGTGAAGGATCCGTGAGGGACCCTGGCACCGAAAGGGAGGCCTGGGCCTGTAGCTCAGATGGTGAGAGCGCACGCCTGATAAGCGTGAGGTCGATAGTTCGAATCTATCCAGGCCCACCATCTGGGGGGATGTAGCTCAGCCGGGAGAGCGCCTGCCTTGCACGCAGGAGGTCAGCGGTTCGATCCCGCTCATCTCCACCAACACACGGCCGGCCGCAGGACGCGGACGGACAGGTCATTGACAACTGAATCAGGAAAGAGAAGAAAGGGCACTTTCCGGAAGGGGAACCTTCCGGGGAGACGAAGAAAGCTTTTTGGAGCAAGGACGAAGAGAGGTTCAAGCGACAAAGGGCAGACGGGGGATGCCTTGGCAGCAGTAGGCGAAGAAGGACGCGGCGAGCTGCGAAAAGCTCCGGGGAGTCGCTCACAGGCGTTGATCCGGAGGAATCCGAATGGGGGAACCCCGCTGGGGTCATGCCCAGCGAGCCACATCTGAATCCATAGGGTGTGGCGGCGAACCCGGGGAAGTGAAACATCTCAGTACCCGGAGGAAGAGAAATCAAGCGAGATTCCCCAAGTAGTGGCGAGCGAACGGGGAAGAGCCCAAACCTCCACCACGTGACAGGTCGAAGCCGTTGTGGCGGGGGGGTAGACGGAGGCAAGGCGGTGTCGCTTCGACGGCACCCGGTTCCGAAGGGCGTTAGGCGAACGGTCTGGAAAGGCCGACCAGAGAGGGTGACAGTCCCGTAGTCGAAAGCGCGGCGGAGGGCCGACTTGTGATCCGGAGTACCACCGGGCCCGAGAAACCCGGTGGGAAGCAGGGAAGACCACTTTCCAAGGCTAAATACTCACTGCTGACCGATAGTGAACCAGTACCGTGAGGGAAAGGCGAAAAGAACCCCGGGCAGGGGAGTGAAAAAGAACCTGAAACCGTCTGCCTACAACCAGTCGGAGCACAGCGCTCGCAAGAGCCGTGTGACGGCGTGCCTTTTGCTTAATGAGCCGGCGAGTTCATCAGGGGAGCGAGGTTAAGGAGATTCCGGAGCCGAAGCGAAAGCGAGTCCGAAGAGGGCGACAGAGTTGTCCTGATGAGACCCGAAGCGAAGTGATCTACCCATGGCCAGGGTGAAGCGCGGCTAACCCCGCGTGGAGGCCCGAACCGGTGCCTGGTGCAAAAGACTCGGATGAGCTGTGGGTAGGGGCGAAAGACTAATCAAACTTCGTGATAGCTGGTTCTCCTCGAAATCACTCTAGGGTGAGCCTTGCGTGAATCCTGTCGGAGGTAGAGCACTGAATGGACGAGGGGCCTTCACCGGCTACCGAATCCAACCAAACTCCGAATGCCGACAGAGAATGCGCAGGAGTTAGACTACGGGTGCTAAGATCCGTGGTCAAAAGGGAAACAGCCCAGACCGCCAGCTAAGGTCCCCAATCCATGCTTAGTGGGAAAGGAAGTGGATATCCAGAGACAGCCAGGAGGTTGGCTTAGAAGCAGCCATCCTTTAAAGAGTGCGTAATAGCTCACTGGTCAAGGGTATCTGCACCGAAAATGTAACGGGGCTCAAGCATGGAACCGAAGCTGCGGACTGTCCGCATGGACAGTGGTAGAGGAGCGTTCGTTCCGGGGTGAAGGATGACCGAAAGGGCATCTGGACCGGAATGAAGAGAGAATGCCGGCATGAGTAGCGTTAAAAGACGCGAGAACCGTCTTCGCCGAAAGTCTAAGGATTCCTGGGCAACGTTCATCGACCCAGGGTGAGTCGGTCCCTAAGCCGAGGGGGAAACCCGTAGGCGATGGACAACAGGTTAATATTCCTGTACCCGGTGGCTGGCGAATACCAAGGCCAGAGGGGGGACGCAGAAGGGAAGGCACCGCCACGAGATGGTTTTCGTGGTCCAAGCCCGCAGGGGGGGTCTCAGGTAAATCCGGGACCCATGAACCGAGAGGTGACGGGGAGCCGCGCAAGCGGCGAAGGGGCCGGGCCCACGCTGCCAAGAAAAGCCTCGCTGGAAGTGAGCCATCGGACCGTACCGCAAACCGACACTGGTAGACGGGAGGAAGACTCCAAGGCGCATGAGAGAACTCTCGCTAAGGAACTAGGCAAACTCGCCCCGTAACTTCGGGAGAAGGGGTGCCGACGGTGTGTCAAAGCACCGGTCGGTCGCAGTGAAGAGGGTCAAGCGACTGTTTACCAAAAACACAGGACTCTGCAAAGTCGAAAGACGACGTATAGGGTCTGACGCCTGCCCGGTGCTGGAAGGTTAACGAGAGGGGTTAGTGCGCAAGCGCGAAGCTCTGAACCGAAGCCCCAGTAAACGGCGGCCGTAACTATAACGGTCCTAAGGTAGCGAAATTCCTTGTCGGGTAAGTTCCGACCCGCACGAATGGCGTAACGACTTGACCGCTGTCTCAGCGAGAGACTCAGCGAAATTGACGTGCTGGTGAAGATACCAGCTGCCCGCAACTAGACGGAAAGACCCTGTGCACCTTTACTATAGCTTGGCAGTGGGTGCTAGGATAACCTGTGTAGCATAGGTGGGAGGCGTGGAAGCGCATGCGCTAGCATGTGTGGAGCCGACGGTGAAATACCACCCTGGTGATTCTGGCATCCTCACCGCGTCCCGTGATCCGGGACCGGGACCCTGTCTGGCGGGTAGTTTGACTGGGGCGGTCGCCTCCTAAACAGTAACGGAGGCGCCCAAAGGTTCCCTCAGGCTGGACGGAAACCAGCCGTTGAGTGCAAAGGCATAAGGGAGCTTCACTGAGAGACCGACGGGTCGATCAGATGGGAAACCAGGGCTTAGTGATCCGGTGGTACCTCGTGGGAGGGCCATCGCTCAGCGGACAAAAGGTACGCCGGGGATAACAGGCTGATCTCCCCCAAGAGTTCACATCGACGGGGAGGTTTGGCACCTCGATGTCGACTCATCGCATCCTGGGGCTGAAGTTGGTCCCAAGGGTTGGGCTGTTCGCCCATTAAAGCGGTACGAGAGTTGGGTTCAGAACGTCGTGAGACAGTTCGGTCCCTATCTGTTGTGGGCGTTGGATATTTGAGAGGATCGGTCCCTAGTACGAGAGGACCGGGATGGACTGACCTCTAGTGTGCCGGCTGTCGTGCCAACGGCAGGCCGGGTAGCTATGTCGGGACGGGAGAACTGCTGAAAGCATCTAAGCGGGAAACCCACCTCAAGATAAGATATCCCGCCGCGCAAGCGGCCAGAAGACCCCTGGTAGACGACCAGGTTGATAGGCTGGGCATGTAAGGCCTGCAAGGGTTTGAGTGTACCAGTACTAATCGGTCGAGCGGCTTGATGCAGCTCTTCGTCCTTGTTCGGAAAAGCTTCGCGCTTTCTTCTCGCTCCGCCCGACGGCGGAGCACTCGACTTTCCGGTGGCCATGCCGGAGGGGATCCACCCGTTCCCATCCCGAACACGGCCGTTAAGCCCTCCAGGGCCGATGATACTGCAACCGCGAGGTTGTGGGAAAGTAGGACGCTGCCGGAATCTGTGTGGGGAAGCCTTCGGGCTTCCCCCTTTTTTTCTCCTCCCCCTCTTCCTTTTTCTTTCTTCCTTCCGTTATCCTTGGGCATCCGGCATCAGAGGATTACCGCAAACGAGAGGATACTGTTCTTGCTTTTTCGACTGTTTTTACCAATTTTTCCTATTGCCATCCTCCTTTCTCTTCTCTCTTGTACCCCTCAATTTCAAGGAATTCCATCGCATTCCTCGCAGGATACTTTTATCGTCGCCCTTTCCGATGATCCATCGACGCTCGATTGGAACAAGGCGACGGACGGAATTTCCATGGAAGTGATTGCGAACCTGATGTCCGGACTCACAAAATTTGATAAAAACCTGCATGTTGTCGGGAACGTGTCGGACAATTGGTCCTCAAATGCAAATCAGACCGCATTTACGTTTCATATTTCCCATAATAGTCGCTGGAGTGATGGCCTTCCCGTAACATCCGCAAACTTTCGGGATTCTTTTCTCCGTCTCCTTCGTCCTGAAACAGCATCCCCCTATGCCTATTACCTTTTTGATATTGTCGGAGCGACTTGTTTTCACGAAAAAAAATGTCCGGAGTCTTCCGTTGGCATCGAGACTCCAGCTCCTGATTTGCTCGTTATTCACCTTTCTCATCCGATGGCGCCTTTTCCCTCTTTGTTGACAAATCCCATTACGGATCCGGTCAGAATGGACTTGATCCGGAAATATGGCGACAGATGGACAGATCCTCAGAATCTCGTTACCAATGGACCCTACCTTTTGAAGCGTTGGGTCCATGGCTCTCTCTTGGAACTTACCCGAAAAAAAATGCCGGCATCGGAGCATTCCCTCCAGAGAATTCTCTTTCTGATCATTCCGGAACCGGTTACCCAGCTTCTCCTTTATGAAAGACATATCCTCGATATTGCAGGAGTTCCAAGTTTTTATGTGAAAAAATATTTACACAATCCGGAATTCCATCAGTCCCTTCAGTTCAGCACAATTTATTACAGCATGAATGTTTTACGTCCACCTTTTACGAATAGGCATGTTCGAAAAGCGTTTGCCTTATCAATTGACAGACAGGATCTTTTCAGGCTTTTTGCCGGAGCGGTTCCCGTTTCCCGATCCTTTATTCCAAAAGGATTACCGGGATTCAATAATAAAGGGGGATTCGGTTTTCACCCACGGAAGGCGAGAGAAGAGCTGAGGTTAGCCGGGTATCCCATGGGAAGGGGTATGCCCCGAATCACCTTGTTTTTTCCGACAGGGACGCAAAGTCGCATCCTCGCAGTGTACATGCAGCAACAGTTCAAAAAAATTCTCGGAGTTTCTGTACGACTTCGTTCCCTTGAATGGAAGGTTTTCCTCGCGAGACTCGATTCCCGAACACCCATGCTCTATCAGTCGGGATGGATGGCGGATTATCCGGACCCGAACACATTTATGACTCTGATGATGACTGGTTCAGGAAACAATCGTACGGGGTGGTCCAGTCCGGAGTTCGATCGTCTGGTGAAGGATGCGGTAAGCACCTCGGATGAAAAAGAGCGTAAAAAAATGTATCTTGGAGCGCAGGAAATTCTTTTACGTCAGGGCATTCCTGTCATTCCTCTGGCCCAGGGACTGACAAACCTTCTTGTCCACAAAAATGTGCATGGGTTCTGGCATGATCCTCTTGGAAATGATCATTTTGAAGAAGTCTGGAAAGAGAGACACTCTCCCGGAAATTTGAACTGAATTCTTGGATGCTTGTCCATGGCCGATCCTCTGCTGACCTTGTCTTTTCCCTGTTGCCTGTTGTATCTTCAACAAGTTTAGATAGTCTAAAAAATTGAATCGAACTGCTGCTAAATCTGTGGCTGCGAACAGTATCCTGACAAGGGCGGT
The sequence above is drawn from the Leptospirillum ferriphilum ML-04 genome and encodes:
- a CDS encoding peptide ABC transporter substrate-binding protein, with product MEVIANLMSGLTKFDKNLHVVGNVSDNWSSNANQTAFTFHISHNSRWSDGLPVTSANFRDSFLRLLRPETASPYAYYLFDIVGATCFHEKKCPESSVGIETPAPDLLVIHLSHPMAPFPSLLTNPITDPVRMDLIRKYGDRWTDPQNLVTNGPYLLKRWVHGSLLELTRKKMPASEHSLQRILFLIIPEPVTQLLLYERHILDIAGVPSFYVKKYLHNPEFHQSLQFSTIYYSMNVLRPPFTNRHVRKAFALSIDRQDLFRLFAGAVPVSRSFIPKGLPGFNNKGGFGFHPRKAREELRLAGYPMGRGMPRITLFFPTGTQSRILAVYMQQQFKKILGVSVRLRSLEWKVFLARLDSRTPMLYQSGWMADYPDPNTFMTLMMTGSGNNRTGWSSPEFDRLVKDAVSTSDEKERKKMYLGAQEILLRQGIPVIPLAQGLTNLLVHKNVHGFWHDPLGNDHFEEVWKERHSPGNLN